One segment of Choristoneura fumiferana chromosome 26, NRCan_CFum_1, whole genome shotgun sequence DNA contains the following:
- the LOC141442724 gene encoding uncharacterized protein isoform X2: MFNFFKRKGGKAEAGAPECPRKQPSEEPPKYTAVDPRTLENNPNDSHRKDVVNLLIPETNYSQKSGVGAIFDLMGKRKKNKRKTTRTESCRVSPQKETANVNLQRSKSDVEPNCKDDVAPAKNTPDESEARAAPDAADFVKALVLQKYARPEKHVSLVYVSDVPDVSHEKKHAEALLREIARSIDCTIDEIQDQMGANEAKPQHVYETIEERNKNNNNTYKNELKGELEKLLTDVNKAEELKDEESPAFRKKSNLKLPKSDTEGCSDDDRSDSGKKRVTFRKHIIFDDGEQQTDDDNSSFESLTSEEDEEYLEDSLPDNDELLGGVVVSRNENDNKTIININENDEPLQIKVVDELKRISSDNSDSGFIDSDKQDECEAKSLEESESEVSESEIEEEIIEIIEEEVSIDFEEAEDETDKKSLVSQETRFQSQVAALTELADSRCGESERARELISAYRKEIEAKDQEIEQLKCSLAAAYKESELVRQRSRSLEEELGAARSCSADLAGQLQRKNDESLRQLRAELEDALTRRAELESRVLALEQDRERLQREKVEHEQKAQEAVAAAEANTARWRTAHEAARSQAAARAELMLADCEWKMRELEKKARDQEKQKKELAATVEQLKTAPPSPSHIAELQQLRGLASEQQRSVQALTLQLQKVETREEALKLEVHRLKELLDRETRVREEKEQRHAQAIERLEQQHTKTVETLRTEHATTAAAARAALERGHAERTRAALAQLRAEAERDGRNADRKLREVTTKFENLKEELASKQTEFETALAAAHSKADWDIMQLRHLLDRADIAHANTQEKLSEKFEQEREALIAEWSEKVRVVEEQAAAAAGEAKKLLDHTRSTLIAEKNDLLNKMRDQHRREMDEQWEQFMTDKENCLERMKAECRQEGEEDRVQREKELLEEIAELKAQLQSQSVDYDTLTEKAAQCGRTLEVTEQELSCSALGAALSACGVGAVTGSLRLALAALLLSLALIFYVHIVRRERKRE; encoded by the exons ATGTTCAATTTTTTCAAACGCAAAGGCGGGAAGGCCGAGGCGGGCGCGCCCGAATGCCCACGGAAACAGCCGAGCGAGGAACCGCCGAAATACACCGCAGTCGATCCCCGAACGCTCGAGAACAACCCGAACGACTCCCATAGGAAAGATGTAGTGAACCTACTAATACCCGAAACGAACTACAGTCAAAAGTCCGGTGTCGGCGCCATCTTCGATCTGATGGGGAAgcgaaagaaaaataaaagaaaaacgacGCGCACAGAGTCGTGCCGCGTTAGCCCTCAGAAAGAGACGGCCAATGTCAATCTGCAACGAAGCAAATCCGATGTAGAACCGAACTGTAAGGATGACGTCGCGCCCGCCAAAAATACACCGGACGAATCAGAAGCTCGCGCGGCTCCCGACGCCGCTGATTTCGTTAAAGCGCTCGTCCTGCAAAAGTACGCGCGGCCGGAGAAACACGTGTCTCTAGTGTACGTGTCTGACGTCCCCGACGTGTCCCATGAGAAGAAACACGCAGAAGCACTGCTGCGCGAGATAGCGCGGAGCATAGACTGCACCATCGATGAGATCCAAGACCAAATGGGGGCCAACGAAGCCAAACCGCAGCATGTTTACGAAACCATCGAGGAGCGgaacaaaaataacaacaataccTATAAAAACGAGCTCAAAGGCGAACTAGAAAAACTACTAACAGATGTCAACAAAGCCGAAGAATTAAAAGACGAGGAATCGCCTGCATTTAGAAAGAAATCAAACCTTAAACTGCCAAAGTCTGATACTGAAGGATGCTCTGATGATGACAGATCTGATTCTGGAAAGAAACGCGTCACTTTTAGAAAACACATCATCTTCGATGACGGTGAACAACAGACTGACGATGATAATTCTTCTTTCGAATCGTTGACGTCTGAAGAAGATGAAGAATATTTAGAAGATTCTTTACCGGACAACGATGAGCTACTAGGCGGGGTCGTGGTATCGAGAAACGAAAATGAtaacaaaacaattataaacaTTAACGAAAACGATGAACCTTTACAAATTAAAGTTGTGGATGAACTGAAAAGAATATCTAGTGATAACAGTGATAGTGGATTCATAGATAGTGATAAACAGGATGAATGTGAAGCTAAGAGTTTAGAAGAAAGTGAGAGTGAGGTCAGTGAGAGTGAGATCGAGGAAGAGATTATTGAAATTATAGAGGAAGAAGTTAGCATAGATTTTGAAGAGGCTGAAGATGAAACAGACAA GAAGTCCCTGGTGTCCCAGGAGACGAGGTTCCAGTCCCAGGTGGCCGCCCTCACCGAGCTCGCGGACTCACGATGCGGCGAGTCAGAGCGAGCGAGAGAGCTCATCTCCGCCTACAGGAAAGAGATAGAGGCTAAGGACCAAGAGATCGAAC AGTTAAAATGCTCGCTGGCGGCAGCGTACAAGGAGTCAGAGCTGGTGCGGCAGCGGAGCCGCTCGCTGGAGGAAGAACTCGGAGCTGCCAGGAGCTGCTCCGCGGACCTCGCCGGCCAGCTGCAGCGGAAAAATG atGAGTCCCTCCGCCAACTCCGTGCGGAGTTGGAAGACGCGCTGACACGACGCGCGGAGCTGGAGTCCCGAGTTCTGGCTCTGGAACAGGACCGGGAGCGGCTGCAGCGGGAGAAGGTGGAACACGAGCAGAAGGCCCAGGAG GCCGTAGCTGCAGCAGAAGCGAACACAGCGAGATGGCGGACGGCGCACGAGGCGGCGCGCTCACAGGCCGCCGCGAGGGCGGAGCTCATGCTGGCGGACTGCGAGTGGAAGATGAGGGAGCTGGAGAAGAAGGCTAGGGATCAGGAGAAGCAGAAGAAAGAG CTCGCAGCCACAGTCGAGCAGCTAAAGACCGCGCCGCCGTCACCATCCCACATCGCTGAGCTCCAGCAGCTGCGAGGCTTGGCTTCGGAGCAGCAGCGCTCAGTACAAGCGTTGACCCTGCAGCTGCAGAAAGTGGAGACGAGGGAGGAAGCGCTGAAGCTAGAAGTGCATAGGCTGAAGGAGCTGTTGGACAGAGAGACGAGGGTTAGGGAGGAGAAGGAACAAAGACACGCGCAG GCCATAGAACGTCTAGAACAACAACACACGAAGACAGTAGAGACACTGCGAACAGAGCACGCAACGACAGCCGCGGCGGCGCGAGCGGCGCTCGAGCGGGGTCATGCCGAGCgcacgcgcgccgcgctcgcgcaGCTACGGGCCGAAGCAGAGCGGGACGGACGAAACGCCGACCGCAAGCTGAGGGAGGTCACTACTAAG TTCGAGAATCTCAAAGAAGAGCTAGCTTCAAAGCAGACAGAGTTCGAGACTGCGCTGGCGGCTGCGCATAGTAAGGCTGACTGGGACATCATGCAGCTGCGCCATCTGTTAGACCGGGCGGACATCGCGCACGCCAACACACAGGAGAAACTGTCTGAGAAATTCGAGCAGGAACGCG AGGCCCTAATAGCAGAGTGGTCGGAGAAGGTGCGTGTAGTGGAGGAACAGGCTGCCGCGGCGGCTGGAGAAGCGAAGAAGTTGCTGGACCACACTAGAAGCACTTTGATTGCGGAGAAGAATGACCTGCTTAACAAGATGCGGGATCAGCATCGGAGGGAGATGG ACGAGCAGTGGGAGCAGTTCATGACAGACAAAGAGAACTGCCTGGAGCGCATGAAGGCGGAGTGCCGGCAGGAGGGGGAGGAGGACCGCGTGCAGAGGGAAAAGGAACTATTGGAGGAGATCGCGG agTTGAAAGCTCAACTACAATCCCAATCGGTGGACTACGACACGCTGACGGAAAAGGCGGCGCAGTGCGGCCGCACGCTGGAGGTCACCGAACAGGAGCTGAG TTGCAGCGCGCTGGGCGCTGCGCTGTCGGCCTGCGGCGTCGGCGCCGTCACCGGCTCGCTGCGTCTCGCTCTCGCCGCACTGCTCCTCTCACTCGCACTCATCTTCTACGTCCATATTGTTAGGAGGGAGAGAAAGAGAGAATAG